In one Sulfurospirillum tamanense genomic region, the following are encoded:
- a CDS encoding type IV secretion system protein, whose translation MLENVRENLSVYLLEKKMINVLFWLNIVQFAVIVVLVVGIFSLFPLKERVPFLVQFSNAAQNFATITQANKDMTNAEALRIGLVSSYVDMRETKNNIDDQRRYEAVRAQSAPTVWRDFEAIFKQKDGIYQKKEDYTREVRIVNVSFIPRTNIAQVDFQATVKREGRILDVSNFRAVLYFQYTDKLKIKFDEITSNPIGFQVTNYSLSKIEAWTAGGEEQ comes from the coding sequence ATGCTTGAAAATGTAAGAGAGAACCTAAGTGTCTATCTTCTTGAAAAGAAGATGATAAACGTGCTTTTTTGGCTCAACATTGTGCAGTTTGCCGTAATCGTTGTATTGGTGGTGGGTATTTTCTCCCTTTTTCCTTTAAAAGAGAGAGTGCCTTTTTTAGTGCAGTTTTCCAACGCGGCACAAAACTTTGCGACTATCACACAAGCAAACAAAGACATGACCAACGCAGAGGCGTTGCGTATTGGGCTTGTTTCTTCCTATGTAGATATGCGCGAAACAAAAAATAACATTGATGACCAACGCCGTTACGAGGCAGTACGCGCGCAAAGCGCACCCACTGTTTGGCGAGATTTTGAGGCCATCTTCAAACAAAAGGATGGTATCTATCAAAAAAAAGAGGACTACACAAGAGAGGTGCGTATCGTCAACGTCTCTTTTATTCCTCGCACCAACATCGCACAGGTGGACTTTCAGGCTACCGTTAAACGCGAGGGCCGTATTCTTGACGTTTCAAACTTTAGGGCTGTTTTGTACTTCCAGTACACCGACAAACTCAAAATCAAGTTTGATGAAATTACCTCTAATCCTATCGGGTTTCAAGTCACCAATTACAGCCTTTCCAAAATCGAAGCATGGACAGCGGGAGGAGAAGAGCAATGA
- a CDS encoding ArdC family protein, which translates to MSKSFEQYEKYIEQIAEHFYKAIQENNVPWEREWTARELQEGAAHNPITKTVYQGMNTLSLDTLKLEKGYASNAWLTYKQAKDLGAHVRKGEKSAAISFFKFDIKTEEQTVKDNEGKERVEEKEVRRPIFKQSYVFNIDQIDGLSQEQRKELMGIIKDEILPTKQFATHEQCEKILQNSGISIRHIPGEKAYYSPTQDEITLPEKVQFKNEGAYYSTALHELGHATGHESRLDRKFGHDRREQEYAKEELRAEIYSYLQAKELGIAFNLQNHESYVKSWARNLENQKEQIVEAVKDAVKIVSYVKENYMERSQERTKELTLEQKKELAIKGQARAMAAHAAKSISR; encoded by the coding sequence ATGAGTAAGAGTTTTGAGCAGTACGAAAAGTACATTGAGCAAATCGCGGAGCATTTCTATAAAGCCATCCAAGAAAATAACGTGCCGTGGGAACGAGAATGGACAGCGCGCGAACTTCAAGAGGGTGCAGCGCACAATCCAATCACAAAAACCGTCTATCAAGGGATGAATACTCTCTCCCTTGATACACTCAAGCTAGAAAAAGGCTACGCTTCCAATGCGTGGCTAACCTACAAACAAGCCAAAGACCTTGGGGCGCACGTGCGAAAAGGAGAAAAAAGCGCAGCTATCTCTTTTTTCAAATTTGACATCAAAACCGAAGAGCAGACCGTAAAAGACAATGAGGGAAAGGAGCGCGTGGAGGAAAAAGAGGTGCGCCGTCCCATCTTCAAACAAAGCTACGTTTTTAACATTGACCAAATTGATGGACTAAGCCAAGAGCAACGCAAAGAACTCATGGGCATAATCAAAGATGAAATCTTGCCAACCAAGCAGTTTGCAACTCACGAACAATGCGAAAAAATACTCCAAAATTCAGGCATTTCCATTCGCCACATTCCTGGAGAAAAAGCATACTACTCTCCAACCCAAGACGAAATCACCTTGCCCGAAAAAGTGCAGTTTAAAAACGAGGGCGCGTACTACTCCACAGCGTTGCATGAGCTTGGCCATGCCACAGGACATGAAAGCAGACTTGACCGCAAGTTTGGCCATGACCGCAGAGAGCAAGAATACGCCAAAGAAGAATTACGTGCGGAAATTTACTCTTACCTCCAAGCCAAAGAGCTAGGTATCGCGTTCAATCTACAAAACCACGAAAGCTATGTCAAATCGTGGGCGCGCAACCTTGAAAACCAAAAAGAGCAAATCGTGGAAGCGGTAAAAGATGCCGTCAAGATAGTTTCATACGTCAAAGAAAACTACATGGAGCGCAGCCAAGAGCGCACCAAGGAGTTGACCTTGGAACAGAAAAAGGAGCTTGCCATCAAGGGCCAAGCAAGAGCAATGGCGGCACATGCTGCCAAATCCATTTCAAGATAA
- a CDS encoding toprim domain-containing protein — MKAQNIMPNHRELHEGLQQTLLGLEQEFHAKIEHVPSAFIVTVNERTLKINYMEEQSNANYLDGRLRGILKTIQSQNAELEKQGAQISEEQRKSSAVVGRARTLNVERAAREPDGRTRELGGEDRELKRDNRQTQSATTYLNYPQIPMNELLQKLGYEVKREKSSANHMTMTNGVDTVVISRGHKDGNYLYYNVNETGDRGTIFNFCRNRDIDIHELVNRTNVQESQHKIGLTHQGYSPRTAQKYNELQPYNQSGLNSLETIRKIAKEVTDRFSSIKTDHHRNVIFPSYTMEAVSIEGEEQRKFITISGMNKKLLEKPLTHDKEGVAYKEPVNSLEEGKKGISILIADGVSEKDIKTVIVGENSIDNLSYAEMKGLDLSSSLFISFNGNMREDGKTTFLNVVSRLENVENVVKVFDNDPQGREFDKQVKDIFAVNALANHFEKVLESGLNIEEAKTSLLKNDADQLYLPSVQEAVTDMEHYNKLVQTAIRNHETEAFVKKEFPDLDFKVDKSELKDWNEDLKAHKTLNNGKLFENGLSLKENIASELEKKINLYHSYPDVPPERKSKLYNNIEQLAKWSTPTRKQSEQLERVREKQQGLERGGR; from the coding sequence ATGAAAGCACAGAACATCATGCCTAATCATCGGGAACTTCACGAGGGTTTACAACAAACCCTCCTTGGGCTTGAGCAAGAGTTTCATGCTAAAATTGAGCATGTACCTAGCGCATTTATCGTGACCGTAAACGAGCGCACTTTAAAAATAAACTATATGGAGGAACAAAGCAATGCAAATTATTTGGATGGACGACTTCGAGGAATACTCAAGACAATTCAATCTCAAAATGCAGAACTTGAAAAGCAAGGGGCACAAATTAGCGAAGAACAACGAAAGAGCAGCGCAGTTGTTGGAAGAGCTAGAACTCTCAACGTCGAAAGAGCAGCGCGAGAGCCTGATGGAAGAACTAGAGAGCTTGGTGGAGAGGATAGAGAGCTTAAGCGCGACAATCGACAAACACAAAGCGCAACTACTTACTTAAACTACCCACAAATTCCCATGAACGAGCTTTTGCAAAAGCTTGGGTACGAGGTCAAAAGGGAGAAGAGCAGCGCAAACCACATGACCATGACCAACGGTGTGGATACCGTTGTCATAAGCCGTGGCCACAAAGATGGAAACTACCTCTACTATAACGTCAATGAGACAGGAGACAGGGGCACTATCTTCAATTTTTGCCGCAACCGCGACATCGACATTCACGAACTGGTCAATCGCACCAACGTTCAAGAGTCACAGCATAAAATCGGATTAACACATCAAGGGTATTCACCACGCACGGCACAAAAATACAACGAATTGCAGCCGTATAATCAAAGTGGCCTGAACTCCCTTGAAACCATCCGAAAAATAGCCAAGGAAGTTACAGACCGTTTTTCCTCTATCAAAACAGACCACCACCGCAATGTAATTTTTCCGAGCTACACAATGGAAGCAGTGAGCATTGAGGGAGAGGAACAACGAAAGTTTATCACGATTTCGGGCATGAACAAAAAACTCCTTGAAAAACCCCTCACCCACGACAAAGAGGGCGTGGCCTACAAAGAGCCAGTGAACTCTTTGGAGGAGGGAAAGAAAGGTATCTCTATCCTCATCGCCGATGGCGTGAGCGAGAAGGATATTAAGACCGTTATTGTCGGCGAAAACAGCATTGACAACCTAAGTTATGCCGAAATGAAAGGGTTGGATTTATCGTCCTCCCTTTTTATTTCATTCAATGGAAATATGCGTGAAGATGGAAAAACCACTTTCTTAAATGTTGTTTCGCGCCTTGAAAATGTTGAAAATGTTGTCAAGGTTTTTGATAACGACCCACAGGGAAGAGAGTTTGATAAACAAGTTAAAGACATTTTTGCAGTCAATGCCTTGGCAAATCATTTTGAAAAGGTCTTAGAAAGTGGATTAAATATAGAAGAAGCTAAAACCTCACTTTTAAAGAATGATGCGGACCAGCTTTACTTACCAAGTGTTCAAGAGGCGGTAACGGATATGGAACATTATAATAAACTTGTACAAACAGCCATTAGGAACCATGAAACCGAAGCCTTTGTTAAGAAAGAATTTCCTGATTTAGATTTTAAGGTGGATAAATCCGAACTCAAAGACTGGAACGAGGACTTGAAAGCCCATAAAACACTCAACAACGGAAAGCTTTTTGAGAACGGTCTCTCCCTCAAGGAGAACATCGCCAGTGAGCTTGAAAAGAAAATCAATCTCTACCACTCTTACCCTGATGTTCCCCCTGAGCGCAAGAGCAAGTTGTACAACAACATTGAACAACTGGCCAAGTGGTCAACGCCTACGCGCAAACAGAGTGAGCAGCTAGAGCGTGTGCGGGAAAAACAACAAGGGCTTGAAAGAGGCGGGAGATAG
- a CDS encoding single-stranded DNA-binding protein has protein sequence MDFNTITITGNVTADAKLRKIGDNKHALNFAIVCNMGTRPNGQPDSLYTDCTIYDNFALAMEKYIKRGRGVVVMGTLKQNQFTDKTGTKQIHHYVSVTNLKLTGKKEDGKDESTEHHA, from the coding sequence ATGGACTTTAACACCATTACCATCACGGGCAACGTCACCGCAGATGCCAAACTCCGAAAAATCGGAGACAACAAACACGCCCTTAACTTTGCCATTGTGTGCAACATGGGCACACGCCCCAATGGCCAGCCCGACTCCCTATACACGGACTGCACCATCTATGATAATTTCGCCCTGGCTATGGAGAAATACATCAAGCGAGGACGTGGCGTTGTGGTTATGGGAACCCTAAAACAAAACCAGTTCACAGACAAAACAGGCACAAAGCAAATTCACCATTACGTGAGCGTGACTAACCTCAAGCTCACTGGCAAAAAAGAGGATGGTAAAGATGAAAGCACAGAACATCATGCCTAA
- a CDS encoding TrbG/VirB9 family P-type conjugative transfer protein translates to MRKLLLSAVLCGFALANSSVFVDEPTNQTPQGDITPPIVEMIDLNALQKSFFVGRNGNENNILNIKFEIGNTYRVRTRYAMTTLIVLHNDTIAHYALGDETGFDIKSLGVNKYDLSNMVLVKPMQIGIDTSLTIIGESGNIYSFYLFSTDHTNAQNPNLVVFVSEESERLERLRVRNLEKEAFEKAAEEERKAKAAQAQALEDEARYLTIGEGINALKIDRREIQRVFEQKGEKSLLADDIFRDNKFTYFKYDAKDAKRKFPVIYRVVDGYDNPVNSRVVGDYIIAETVADKFTLRIGELYACVRAKQSATPPKP, encoded by the coding sequence ATGAGAAAACTACTCTTAAGTGCGGTGCTTTGCGGGTTTGCCTTGGCCAACTCTAGTGTGTTTGTAGATGAACCTACAAATCAAACGCCCCAGGGCGACATCACCCCACCCATTGTAGAAATGATAGACCTTAACGCTTTGCAAAAAAGCTTCTTTGTTGGGCGCAACGGCAACGAGAACAACATCCTAAACATCAAGTTTGAGATTGGCAATACCTACCGTGTGCGTACACGGTACGCCATGACTACGTTGATTGTTTTACACAATGACACCATCGCCCACTATGCGCTTGGAGATGAAACAGGCTTTGACATCAAGTCTCTTGGTGTCAACAAATATGATCTATCTAACATGGTCTTAGTCAAGCCCATGCAGATAGGCATTGACACCTCTTTGACCATCATCGGTGAGAGTGGCAATATCTACTCTTTTTATCTTTTTTCCACCGACCACACCAATGCACAAAACCCAAATCTTGTGGTTTTTGTGAGCGAAGAGAGCGAACGCCTTGAACGGTTGCGTGTTCGCAACCTTGAAAAAGAAGCCTTTGAAAAAGCAGCGGAAGAGGAGCGCAAAGCCAAAGCAGCGCAAGCGCAAGCTTTGGAAGATGAGGCCCGTTATCTTACTATCGGCGAGGGCATTAATGCACTCAAAATTGACCGCCGCGAAATCCAAAGAGTCTTTGAACAAAAGGGCGAAAAGAGCCTCTTGGCCGATGATATTTTTCGCGATAACAAGTTTACGTACTTCAAATACGATGCAAAAGATGCCAAGCGGAAGTTTCCCGTGATTTACCGCGTGGTGGACGGGTACGACAATCCCGTAAACTCTCGTGTTGTGGGAGACTACATCATTGCCGAAACCGTGGCCGATAAGTTTACCTTACGCATTGGTGAACTCTACGCTTGCGTGAGGGCAAAACAGTCAGCTACCCCACCTAAACCCTAA
- a CDS encoding type IV secretory system conjugative DNA transfer family protein, translating into MINKLILLLVSLILFVPIFYVATCYYMGLDYLKSFHILETIWNGLQEGRKFRKEIWLALAWASLLPAFSLFLIFQSRFSTAYGKARLARVSDIKKMGLNLKKGFILARFKGKPLCFDNGLSALIVAAPGTGKTSSIAVPNLLSIPTSCIVLDIKAELEALTADYREKVLKNKVFVFDPFGSKNTFYFNPFAKEILAPLNFDERITLVKQLATILFPTKGKGDDGGHWKDSARDLFIFFAMYDIQKNDETFLCEINRYPKKSAEELLNDDFLNQLVDLQAEGVLVDELNFFFKQASEDTTLDPLIRDQARSLSRVHYKEMKSVITTFSRALDVFSDYRIMNVTSKMSFPYGDLRKENITLYVVVKEKDIETLAPLIRIFYEAIGKNLLDKENNNPLERIYFINDEFTRFGKLEFLLELPTLSRSYNIPGIYITQTEAQIEKYYSKEDLRIISGSVAYRAYFAINDNETAKRVAEEIGDFTREKVSESTQASSFFGSKNRSQEGYKLLTSQDLMNLKKDEILILALGGRKTPIKAKANYYFKDRKLRNIIKKYGRKET; encoded by the coding sequence ATGATTAACAAACTCATACTTCTTTTAGTCAGTCTCATTTTATTTGTGCCGATATTTTATGTGGCCACATGCTACTACATGGGACTTGATTATCTCAAGAGCTTTCATATCCTAGAGACTATTTGGAACGGACTCCAAGAGGGGCGAAAGTTTAGAAAAGAGATATGGCTAGCACTCGCATGGGCCAGTCTCCTCCCCGCTTTCTCCCTTTTTCTCATCTTCCAATCTCGCTTTTCTACTGCTTACGGAAAGGCGCGTTTGGCTAGAGTTAGCGACATAAAAAAGATGGGATTGAACCTCAAGAAGGGATTTATTCTTGCACGGTTCAAAGGCAAACCGCTATGTTTCGATAACGGACTTAGTGCGCTTATTGTTGCCGCTCCTGGCACGGGTAAAACTTCTTCTATTGCCGTTCCAAATCTTTTGAGCATCCCCACTAGCTGCATCGTGCTTGACATCAAAGCAGAGCTTGAAGCCCTCACCGCAGACTATCGTGAAAAGGTACTCAAGAACAAGGTCTTTGTTTTTGACCCTTTTGGCTCAAAAAACACCTTCTACTTTAACCCCTTTGCCAAAGAGATTTTGGCTCCTTTAAATTTTGATGAGCGCATTACGCTTGTCAAACAACTGGCGACTATCCTTTTTCCCACAAAAGGCAAGGGTGATGATGGCGGCCACTGGAAAGACAGCGCACGCGACCTTTTCATTTTCTTTGCAATGTATGACATCCAAAAGAATGATGAGACATTTTTGTGTGAAATCAACCGCTACCCCAAAAAGTCCGCAGAAGAGCTATTAAACGATGATTTTTTAAATCAGCTTGTGGACTTACAAGCCGAGGGTGTTTTAGTAGATGAGCTTAACTTCTTCTTTAAGCAAGCTTCCGAAGATACAACCCTTGACCCACTCATTCGTGACCAAGCACGAAGCCTTAGCCGTGTTCACTATAAAGAAATGAAGAGTGTTATCACTACGTTTTCCCGTGCGCTTGACGTGTTTAGCGATTATCGCATTATGAATGTGACCTCTAAAATGAGTTTTCCGTATGGGGATTTACGCAAAGAAAACATTACGCTCTATGTTGTTGTCAAAGAAAAAGACATAGAGACACTTGCGCCTCTCATTCGTATTTTTTACGAAGCTATCGGAAAAAATCTCCTCGATAAAGAAAACAACAACCCGCTTGAGCGGATTTATTTTATCAACGATGAGTTTACCCGCTTTGGAAAATTGGAGTTTTTGTTGGAACTTCCAACGCTCTCAAGGAGTTACAACATTCCTGGTATCTACATCACGCAAACCGAGGCACAAATTGAGAAATACTACTCCAAAGAGGACTTGCGCATCATCAGCGGAAGTGTGGCGTACCGTGCATATTTTGCAATCAATGACAACGAAACAGCCAAACGTGTTGCGGAAGAAATCGGGGACTTTACCCGCGAAAAAGTGAGCGAAAGCACCCAAGCTTCGAGTTTTTTTGGCTCAAAAAATCGTAGTCAAGAGGGATATAAACTCCTCACCTCTCAAGACCTTATGAACCTAAAAAAGGATGAGATACTTATCCTTGCCCTTGGAGGGCGTAAAACGCCCATTAAGGCCAAGGCAAACTACTATTTTAAAGACCGAAAACTTAGAAACATCATCAAAAAATACGGACGAAAGGAGACCTAA
- a CDS encoding TrbI/VirB10 family protein, which produces MKENLRIFAIVMGVIILVLVVLLYFSGAFEDEGAPINNEMVLTDGTKFPIEAYVFQSKKAQVSEENLFAKEEEKPKEETEDTLARLREAIQTERYTPDIFPNKEDELAKERERERNRLLAMRLAPISGETPKNTWQKKPEPKTDFGDSQFDNLKKQDKASSETKLYRAITADRMIPAVLINAIYSTLEGKVTAQIEDDIYSSLGKTLLIPKGSRAIGFYTNNNRIGENRLRLTWQRIITPHGRNIMLTNAQSADILGNSGIVGIVDNRYWDRYGMPLALSTLTNSVLLLISQSQNENNTNTQIILDNSRQDLGYIMKNIIDEQVKIAPIIEVQAGSRIFINPTQDLWFPEPKGNEIIVQYFDKEKN; this is translated from the coding sequence ATGAAAGAGAACTTGCGGATATTTGCCATCGTGATGGGTGTTATCATCCTTGTGCTTGTGGTACTTTTGTATTTTTCGGGTGCGTTTGAGGATGAGGGCGCACCCATCAACAATGAAATGGTTTTGACTGATGGGACAAAGTTTCCTATCGAGGCGTATGTGTTTCAAAGCAAAAAAGCACAAGTGAGCGAAGAAAATTTGTTTGCCAAAGAGGAGGAAAAACCAAAAGAAGAGACAGAGGACACATTGGCTCGGTTGCGTGAAGCAATCCAAACAGAAAGATACACGCCTGATATTTTTCCAAACAAAGAAGATGAGTTGGCCAAAGAGCGTGAGCGTGAACGCAACCGCCTCTTGGCCATGCGCCTTGCTCCGATCAGCGGCGAAACTCCAAAGAACACATGGCAAAAAAAGCCTGAGCCAAAAACAGACTTTGGCGATAGCCAGTTTGACAATCTTAAAAAACAAGACAAAGCATCAAGTGAAACCAAGCTTTACCGCGCTATCACCGCAGATCGCATGATACCCGCAGTGCTTATCAACGCCATCTACTCTACCCTTGAGGGCAAAGTTACGGCACAGATTGAGGATGATATTTACTCGTCCCTGGGCAAAACCCTTTTAATACCAAAAGGGTCTCGCGCCATTGGTTTTTACACCAACAACAACCGCATTGGAGAAAACCGTTTGCGTCTCACGTGGCAGCGTATCATCACGCCACACGGCAGAAACATTATGCTCACCAATGCCCAAAGTGCGGACATTTTAGGCAATAGCGGCATCGTGGGCATCGTCGATAATCGCTACTGGGACAGATACGGAATGCCTCTAGCCCTCTCTACCCTTACCAATAGCGTGTTACTGCTCATTTCTCAATCGCAAAACGAGAACAACACCAACACCCAAATCATCCTCGATAATAGCCGTCAAGACCTCGGCTACATCATGAAAAACATCATTGACGAGCAAGTAAAAATCGCTCCGATTATCGAGGTTCAAGCGGGTTCACGTATCTTTATTAACCCAACGCAAGACCTTTGGTTTCCCGAACCCAAAGGGAATGAAATCATTGTGCAATATTTTGACAAAGAAAAAAACTAA
- a CDS encoding ATPase, T2SS/T4P/T4SS family produces MHQTKLLKSVLELFEEYFKSGANEIAIQKEKQLFLDMNGEWIEKHDERLTYLALETFCVQLANSRETQFGVKNPSLSTSIPGTNYRVQAMHHSVLANQRVQINIRIPSTKIFSIEDFYLDPTLGYSYQDMLEWVKQRKNILISGGTGTGKTSLLNTLLQEIDHKERIVTIQDSPELTIPHPNKTEILVSKNDDANFSYIDGVNASMRLSPGRLILGELDTRNTLPFLRLNNTGHSGSISTIHANTPLLAIKAITINATFHYQVNDKVLHDYIHGGLDYIVQISYDRAKKRRIISAVEDLKKSLLAKSA; encoded by the coding sequence ATGCACCAAACCAAACTGCTTAAAAGTGTCCTTGAACTCTTTGAGGAATACTTTAAAAGTGGAGCCAATGAAATTGCCATCCAAAAAGAAAAGCAACTCTTTCTTGACATGAATGGTGAATGGATTGAAAAACACGATGAGCGCTTGACCTATTTGGCCCTTGAGACGTTTTGTGTACAGTTGGCCAACTCACGCGAAACCCAATTTGGCGTGAAAAATCCCTCTCTCTCCACGTCCATTCCCGGCACAAATTACCGTGTGCAAGCGATGCACCACAGTGTCCTTGCCAACCAACGAGTGCAAATCAATATCCGTATTCCCTCCACCAAAATCTTCTCTATTGAAGATTTTTACCTAGACCCTACTCTTGGCTATTCCTACCAAGACATGCTCGAATGGGTAAAACAGCGCAAAAACATTCTTATCAGCGGTGGCACTGGCACAGGAAAAACCTCGCTGCTCAATACTCTTTTGCAAGAAATTGACCATAAAGAGCGGATTGTAACGATTCAAGACAGTCCAGAGCTTACCATTCCTCACCCTAACAAAACAGAGATTTTAGTATCCAAAAATGACGATGCCAATTTTTCTTACATTGATGGTGTTAATGCTTCTATGCGCCTCTCCCCAGGGCGACTTATTTTAGGAGAGCTTGACACGCGCAACACCTTACCGTTCTTGCGGCTCAACAACACAGGACACAGCGGCTCAATCTCTACCATCCACGCCAACACGCCATTGTTGGCCATTAAAGCCATCACCATCAACGCCACGTTTCACTACCAAGTCAATGACAAAGTGTTGCACGATTATATTCATGGTGGGCTTGATTACATCGTGCAAATCTCTTATGACCGCGCCAAAAAACGGCGCATTATTAGCGCGGTTGAAGATTTGAAAAAGAGCCTTTTGGCAAAGAGCGCGTGA
- the iscB gene encoding RNA-guided endonuclease IscB has product MVFVLSKNKKPLAPTSNANARVLLKKGKAVVHSLYPFVIRLKEYKEATQCFEIKLDPGATTTGVAIVNQEKALFFFELIHRGASIKRSLDKRRGIRRARRQRNTRYRAPRFLNRTRPQGWLAPSVKSRADNVINFVKKYQHFIPLSKATIERVSFDNSSMAQGQTLYGVEYQQGALYQSKLRDFIFAKHGNTCVYCNGASGDKKVEVEHIISKSKGGTNSTHNLALSCRTCNVKKGTLSLKAFGRVMQKDYSHLEPKATPKHAAIVQSARNYTIESIAELMKVETGEGWETSFNRNQRALPKEHYYDALCVGSKSDYAIATSEVLEVKAQGRGSRQMCRMDRFGFPRTKAKESKTVKGFQTGDIVKAVVPSGLKKGKHLGRVAIRENGYFNITTKDSTVQGISHRHCKIIQKGDGYGYEHKTISA; this is encoded by the coding sequence ATGGTATTTGTACTATCCAAGAATAAAAAACCTCTAGCTCCGACATCTAATGCCAATGCTAGAGTATTGCTAAAAAAAGGTAAGGCCGTGGTTCACTCCTTGTATCCTTTTGTCATTAGACTCAAGGAATACAAAGAGGCAACTCAATGCTTTGAAATCAAACTAGACCCAGGTGCAACCACCACAGGCGTTGCTATTGTAAATCAAGAAAAAGCACTCTTTTTCTTTGAATTGATTCATAGAGGGGCGAGCATTAAGCGCTCTCTTGATAAACGAAGAGGCATTAGACGCGCACGTCGTCAGCGCAACACAAGGTACAGAGCCCCTAGATTCTTAAACAGGACAAGACCACAAGGGTGGTTAGCCCCTAGTGTAAAATCAAGGGCGGATAATGTGATCAACTTTGTTAAAAAGTATCAGCACTTTATCCCCTTGTCTAAGGCCACGATTGAACGTGTATCGTTTGACAATAGCTCAATGGCACAGGGCCAAACACTTTATGGCGTGGAGTATCAACAAGGAGCCTTGTATCAAAGCAAACTTAGAGACTTCATCTTTGCTAAACATGGCAACACCTGTGTCTATTGCAATGGAGCATCTGGGGATAAAAAGGTGGAGGTAGAACACATTATTTCCAAATCCAAAGGCGGCACTAACTCCACACACAACCTTGCACTCTCTTGTAGAACATGTAATGTTAAAAAAGGAACGTTATCGCTCAAGGCGTTTGGACGGGTGATGCAGAAAGACTATTCTCATCTTGAGCCCAAAGCAACACCTAAACACGCAGCTATTGTTCAAAGTGCAAGAAATTACACGATTGAATCTATTGCAGAACTCATGAAGGTTGAAACAGGGGAAGGATGGGAAACCTCTTTCAATAGAAATCAAAGAGCGCTACCCAAAGAGCATTACTATGATGCCCTATGTGTTGGAAGCAAAAGCGATTATGCGATTGCAACAAGCGAAGTGTTGGAGGTTAAGGCGCAAGGAAGAGGTTCACGCCAAATGTGTCGTATGGATAGATTTGGCTTTCCAAGAACAAAAGCTAAAGAAAGTAAAACAGTTAAAGGTTTCCAGACGGGGGATATTGTTAAAGCAGTAGTCCCTAGTGGTTTAAAAAAAGGGAAACACCTTGGAAGAGTGGCGATACGTGAGAACGGCTATTTTAACATCACAACCAAAGATAGCACTGTTCAGGGCATCAGCCACAGGCATTGCAAAATTATACAAAAAGGAGACGGTTATGGCTACGAACACAAAACAATTAGCGCTTGA